The following is a genomic window from Cytophagia bacterium CHB2.
ATTCCAGCGCTGCGCGAAATCTTTGAAACCGGCGTCGAGCGAGGCTGATTCGACCGGCGGAAATGAATACAACAAATGCCAAATGCTGCTGCCGGTAAAGCCATTCACGACTTTAACGCCCAGTTTGGCGGCAGCGCGCGCCGTGGCTTTCATCTCTTCCGCCGCGCGTTGTTGCACGCCCTCAGGCTTGCCGTCGCCCCACACATGTGGCGGAAGAATGGCTTTGTGGCGGCCATCAATGCGGTCGCATACCGCTTGCCCAACAAGATGATT
Proteins encoded in this region:
- a CDS encoding TIM barrel protein, which encodes MARPVTLFTGQWADLSLETLAQKAKIWGFDGLELACWGDHFEVNRALKEPGYCQGRHDLLTKYGLKVWAISNHLVGQAVCDRIDGRHKAILPPHVWGDGKPEGVQQRAAEEMKATARAAAKLGVKVVNGFTGSSIWHLLYSFPPVESASLDAGFKDFAQRWN